In a genomic window of Thermoplasmata archaeon:
- a CDS encoding ATPase domain-containing protein, producing MAEPFPCPGCCSVNKPDAAVCRVCGRKLREGPARAAVRPPVVLQRVMSGEVFTALIGDVGKGSSARPEGPGAPETATVIEVTPPPEVPIEDNSDVIAAAIDQIRTKAQADGQRFQPYVPGKARPPPTDRGRREAEGSLESAVSLLRDRRFDDAIEPLLKAISRDDEDRRSWILLAEAYLRTERPYKAAVGYLRSLELSPSDEQAWLGLARVLKAIDDLPTAAAVLDRASRINPAHADTWAERGAVLESLQNLSEAMKSFARVLELKPDHRGALAKRQELEAKVPALKEATPEAPASEPTPEADSPAATFDAIPADLLVDLEDVVGPPTEAETPTPGPKSAGPVPTPAPKKAARPPRVRTFVEGLDPTLEGGVPWGHVVLIEGSPGTMKSSLAFSILLQNAAREGLHCLYLSLEERTSSLLKQMGSLGLKLDVPRGSLVVFDPKTASTLLGERPDWIEALQAGIASIQAQRGLDLLAIDSLEALEVLAKFKDRRREMYRLFEWLRDQDLTSFVITERPDWMIAGHVLQGRWDEDFLSDGVIHLRMHMVSDLDAQRRLRVVKMRGTRHETGYLAMVLDDGRFRVTRAMSP from the coding sequence ATGGCCGAACCGTTCCCGTGTCCCGGTTGTTGCTCGGTGAACAAGCCCGACGCCGCCGTGTGTCGGGTCTGCGGCCGCAAGCTGCGAGAGGGCCCCGCCCGCGCCGCGGTTCGCCCGCCGGTCGTCTTGCAACGGGTCATGAGCGGAGAGGTCTTCACCGCCCTGATCGGGGATGTGGGCAAGGGCTCGTCCGCCCGACCGGAGGGCCCGGGCGCGCCCGAAACGGCGACCGTCATCGAGGTGACCCCGCCTCCGGAGGTCCCGATCGAAGACAACTCCGACGTAATTGCGGCGGCGATCGACCAAATCCGGACCAAGGCGCAGGCGGACGGCCAGCGCTTCCAGCCGTACGTCCCCGGGAAGGCACGGCCGCCTCCGACGGACCGCGGGCGTCGGGAGGCGGAGGGCTCGCTCGAATCCGCCGTATCGCTCCTGCGCGACCGGCGATTCGACGACGCCATCGAGCCGTTGTTGAAGGCGATCTCGCGCGACGACGAAGACCGACGGTCGTGGATCCTCCTGGCCGAGGCGTACCTCCGCACCGAACGACCCTACAAGGCCGCCGTCGGGTACCTGCGGTCCCTCGAGCTGAGCCCGAGCGACGAACAGGCGTGGCTCGGCCTCGCACGCGTCCTGAAGGCGATCGACGACTTGCCGACCGCCGCCGCCGTTCTGGACCGCGCATCGCGCATCAACCCCGCCCACGCGGACACCTGGGCGGAGCGCGGGGCCGTCTTGGAGTCCCTCCAGAACCTCTCCGAGGCGATGAAGAGCTTCGCGAGGGTCCTCGAACTCAAGCCGGACCACCGCGGGGCGCTCGCGAAGCGGCAGGAACTCGAGGCGAAGGTCCCGGCGTTGAAGGAGGCCACCCCGGAGGCCCCGGCTTCGGAGCCGACGCCCGAGGCCGATTCCCCCGCGGCGACCTTCGACGCGATCCCGGCGGACCTGCTCGTCGACCTCGAAGACGTCGTCGGGCCGCCGACCGAGGCCGAGACACCGACGCCGGGCCCGAAATCGGCGGGTCCGGTCCCCACCCCCGCGCCGAAGAAGGCGGCCCGCCCTCCGCGCGTCCGCACCTTCGTCGAGGGCCTCGACCCCACGCTCGAGGGGGGCGTCCCGTGGGGTCACGTCGTCCTCATCGAGGGCTCCCCCGGGACGATGAAGTCCTCGTTGGCGTTCTCGATCCTGCTCCAGAACGCGGCACGCGAAGGGCTCCACTGCCTCTACCTGAGCCTCGAGGAGCGGACGTCGAGCCTGCTCAAGCAGATGGGATCGCTCGGGCTGAAGCTCGATGTGCCGCGCGGATCGCTCGTCGTCTTCGACCCGAAGACCGCCTCCACCCTGCTCGGCGAGCGGCCGGACTGGATCGAGGCGCTCCAGGCGGGCATCGCGTCGATCCAGGCGCAGCGCGGCCTCGACCTCCTCGCGATCGACTCGCTCGAGGCCCTCGAAGTCCTCGCGAAGTTCAAAGACCGCCGCCGGGAGATGTACCGCCTGTTCGAGTGGCTGCGGGACCAGGACCTCACGAGCTTCGTGATCACGGAGCGCCCCGATTGGATGATCGCGGGCCACGTCCTCCAGGGACGCTGGGACGAGGACTTCCTCTCGGACGGCGTGATCCATCTGCGGATGCACATGGTCTCCGACCTCGACGCGCAGCGGCGGCTGCGGGTCGTGAAGATGCGCGGCACGCGCCACGAGACCGGCTACCTGGCGATGGTCCTCGACGACGGCCGATTCCGCGTGACGCGGGCCATGAGCCCGTGA
- a CDS encoding ATPase domain-containing protein — protein sequence MEPTKIPTYIDGLDDALGGGLPVGHVVLVSGLPGTMKSTLSYAILHGNARERGAKCLYVSLEQTRKSLEAQMAAMGFDVEAVRGEVHILDVGTIQKDLGKSATKPWMEFLHRTMQTKKDIEGIDLVVLDSLEALEVLAKFEDRRTELFRFFEWLRDLGATTVVLAEAASEAPFFGIEAPGPRRDETFLADGILELKMHALTDVEVQRRIRIVKMRGSHHKTGFSALVFEDGRFQVTSVISP from the coding sequence TTGGAGCCGACGAAGATCCCGACGTACATCGACGGCCTGGACGACGCCCTCGGCGGCGGCCTGCCGGTCGGCCATGTCGTACTGGTCTCGGGCTTGCCCGGCACGATGAAGTCCACCCTCTCCTACGCGATCCTCCATGGCAACGCCCGCGAACGCGGCGCGAAGTGCCTCTACGTCTCCCTCGAGCAGACGCGGAAGAGCCTCGAGGCCCAGATGGCGGCGATGGGGTTCGACGTCGAGGCCGTCCGGGGGGAGGTCCACATCCTCGACGTCGGCACGATCCAGAAGGACCTCGGCAAGAGCGCGACGAAGCCTTGGATGGAATTCCTCCACCGCACCATGCAGACGAAGAAGGACATCGAAGGCATCGACCTCGTCGTCCTCGATTCGCTCGAGGCCCTCGAAGTCCTCGCGAAGTTCGAGGATCGGCGGACCGAGCTCTTCCGGTTCTTCGAATGGCTGCGGGACCTCGGCGCGACGACGGTCGTCCTGGCGGAAGCCGCGTCCGAGGCGCCGTTCTTCGGGATCGAGGCGCCGGGACCGCGCCGCGACGAGACGTTCCTCGCGGACGGCATCCTCGAGCTCAAGATGCACGCCCTCACGGACGTCGAGGTGCAGCGGCGGATCCGGATCGTGAAGATGCGCGGGTCCCACCACAAGACGGGATTTTCCGCGCTTGTGTTCGAGGACGGCCGGTTCCAAGTCACCTCCGTCATCAGCCCCTAG
- a CDS encoding roadblock/LC7 domain-containing protein, translated as MRDLWERIEETIDELSHLTDIKSAAVVRRDGLVVTHTLPDGVDPKMVAAMTAAIVGTSEMATVQLSQGRFVRAIVESEEGKLLSVGAGEEALLVALVYDDANLGLVLMAMERAAKQVDEILRSPG; from the coding sequence GTGAGGGACCTCTGGGAGCGGATCGAAGAGACGATCGACGAGCTCTCGCACCTGACGGACATCAAGTCCGCGGCGGTCGTGCGGCGGGACGGGCTCGTCGTGACGCACACCTTGCCGGACGGCGTCGACCCGAAGATGGTGGCGGCGATGACTGCCGCGATCGTCGGGACGTCGGAGATGGCGACGGTCCAGCTCTCGCAGGGACGATTCGTGCGGGCGATCGTCGAGTCGGAAGAGGGGAAGCTGCTCAGCGTCGGCGCGGGGGAGGAAGCGCTCCTCGTCGCCCTGGTGTACGACGACGCGAACCTCGGCCTCGTGTTGATGGCGATGGAGCGGGCGGCGAAGCAGGTGGACGAAATCCTTCGGAGTCCCGGATGA
- a CDS encoding roadblock/LC7 domain-containing protein, whose amino-acid sequence MAELRRVPDILGVTIARRDGILIAHALPKSMDPKKIAAMSAAIVGTSEMAASEMGLGSFSQSIVDTHVGKMLATGAGDEAILVTMVRHEANMGLILLSVDKAVQSIADILRSEEVLA is encoded by the coding sequence TTGGCGGAGTTGCGTCGGGTCCCGGACATCCTCGGTGTGACGATCGCCCGCCGGGACGGCATCTTGATCGCCCACGCCCTCCCGAAATCGATGGACCCGAAGAAGATCGCAGCGATGTCCGCGGCGATCGTCGGGACGTCCGAGATGGCCGCCAGCGAGATGGGGCTGGGCTCGTTCAGCCAATCAATCGTCGACACGCACGTCGGGAAGATGCTGGCGACCGGCGCGGGCGACGAGGCGATCCTCGTGACGATGGTCCGCCACGAGGCGAACATGGGGCTGATCCTGCTCAGCGTCGACAAAGCGGTTCAGTCGATCGCCGACATCCTGCGGTCCGAAGAGGTGCTTGCGTGA
- a CDS encoding ATPase domain-containing protein, with protein sequence MASPRPTDARAKTGIPVLDERLGGGFPRPSTLLLFSDKPTEKRIFGENLAVQGAKAGETSLYVDFFRAPQLARNELRRFGAVSASKLVFVDATSSQMLLPSQERYRIADVGSLANIADTIRAAIDAEHPSRIIIDSMEFLIDRFPKEDVMRLWRDLIDAARRAGSVICFLFINWTLMEADLQQIRSMSDFVVEFQSSLRGGIVRNSMRISQMQADGIQTNWIPYAFKDLIGLTVYFPRILVTGPFNAGKSTVVRSLSEKSISIDRMGTTVAFDYGSVNVTGVEAEIFGTPGQERFEFIFKIFAREVSGVLLVVDATHPEDLPRAKQMLDLVGPRIPYVVLANKSDLPGAMAAEEIAHRMDLPEEVAVVPTIATENKGLRDALLLLAEMIIGVR encoded by the coding sequence ATGGCCTCGCCGCGGCCCACGGACGCGCGGGCGAAGACGGGCATCCCGGTGCTCGACGAGCGCCTCGGGGGCGGCTTCCCCCGGCCCTCGACGTTGCTGCTGTTCAGCGACAAGCCGACGGAGAAGCGGATCTTCGGCGAGAACCTCGCCGTCCAGGGAGCGAAGGCCGGCGAGACCTCGCTGTACGTCGACTTCTTCCGCGCGCCCCAGCTGGCGCGGAACGAGCTGCGGCGCTTCGGCGCGGTGAGCGCCAGCAAGCTGGTGTTCGTCGACGCGACGTCGTCCCAGATGCTCCTGCCGAGCCAGGAGCGGTACCGCATCGCGGACGTCGGGAGCCTCGCGAACATCGCGGACACGATTCGAGCCGCAATCGACGCGGAGCATCCGTCGCGCATCATCATCGACTCGATGGAGTTCCTGATCGACCGGTTCCCCAAGGAGGATGTCATGCGCCTCTGGAGGGACCTGATCGACGCGGCCCGGAGGGCCGGTTCCGTGATCTGCTTCCTGTTCATCAACTGGACCCTGATGGAGGCAGACCTCCAGCAGATCCGCTCGATGTCCGACTTCGTCGTCGAGTTCCAGTCGTCCCTCCGGGGCGGCATCGTCCGGAACTCGATGCGGATCTCCCAGATGCAGGCGGACGGCATCCAGACGAACTGGATCCCGTACGCGTTCAAGGACCTCATCGGCTTGACGGTGTACTTCCCGCGCATCCTGGTCACCGGTCCCTTCAACGCGGGCAAGTCGACGGTCGTGCGATCCCTCTCCGAGAAATCGATCAGCATCGACCGGATGGGCACGACGGTCGCGTTCGACTACGGCAGTGTGAACGTCACGGGGGTCGAGGCCGAGATCTTCGGCACGCCCGGTCAGGAGCGCTTCGAATTCATCTTCAAGATCTTCGCGCGGGAGGTGAGCGGCGTCCTCCTCGTCGTCGACGCGACCCATCCGGAAGACCTCCCGCGGGCGAAGCAGATGCTCGACCTCGTCGGCCCGCGCATCCCATACGTCGTGCTCGCGAACAAGAGCGACCTGCCCGGCGCAATGGCGGCGGAGGAGATCGCCCACCGGATGGATCTGCCGGAGGAGGTCGCGGTCGTCCCGACCATCGCGACGGAGAACAAGGGGCTGCGGGACGCCTTGCTGCTGCTTGCCGAGATGATCATCGGGGTGAGGTGA
- a CDS encoding ATPase domain-containing protein — MEDRFPTNYSILLAGPPGVGKLEYVLAQVRESLRSGERVVFVTLDLHPNEVRVRAKALRLDLDANEGKSFVFVDCYSAMSSERPEPVVGKKTFLVSSFSNLEGIGMAMSKAAQELGTPVRIYFYTISTLFLHNSTQAIAKFFQIVTSRAKTNLGFILYAVQDGVHEPMTTNLLRSLVDGVVEMRFTDSMDREVRIHHLRGLHVDASWHPFLQLPVQEVRM, encoded by the coding sequence ATGGAGGACCGGTTCCCGACGAACTACTCGATCCTCCTCGCCGGCCCGCCCGGCGTCGGCAAGCTCGAGTACGTCCTCGCGCAGGTCCGCGAATCGCTGCGGTCGGGCGAGCGCGTCGTCTTCGTGACCCTCGACCTCCACCCGAACGAGGTGCGCGTGCGGGCGAAGGCGTTGCGCCTCGACCTCGATGCGAACGAGGGCAAGTCGTTCGTCTTCGTCGACTGCTACAGCGCGATGTCGTCGGAACGGCCCGAGCCGGTCGTCGGGAAGAAGACGTTCCTCGTGTCGAGCTTCTCGAACCTCGAAGGCATCGGGATGGCGATGTCGAAGGCTGCGCAGGAGCTCGGGACGCCCGTCCGGATCTACTTCTACACGATCTCGACGCTGTTCCTGCACAACTCCACCCAGGCGATCGCGAAGTTCTTCCAGATCGTCACCTCGCGCGCGAAGACGAACCTCGGGTTCATCCTCTACGCCGTCCAGGATGGCGTCCACGAGCCCATGACGACGAACCTCCTCCGGTCCCTCGTCGACGGCGTCGTCGAGATGCGCTTCACGGACTCGATGGACCGCGAGGTCCGGATCCACCACCTGCGCGGCCTCCATGTCGACGCGTCATGGCATCCGTTCCTGCAGCTGCCGGTTCAGGAGGTGCGGATGTGA
- a CDS encoding phenylalanine--tRNA ligase subunit alpha — translation MPPGAVELSYLEKRVLLALGDRKRATPEEIRSAGRFRELVEVMNAASWLRSKGLVSMKERVVRAYKLGRPGVARTPLPERKALKAALKAGGRIEVTRLKAACKFGDGDLAVALGWLRRKGWADVDRRAGGAVVVVTAEGTAAVGSKGPDEVLLARLAKEELSEDAIDPKVLRDLKSRRDLVRERESVRREIALTSAGERVLAAGIELKEEVAQPTTDLLRSGKWRHVEFRRYDARAFAPLVRPGKRHVLGAYIEKIRRIFLSMGFTEIEGDFVQSSFWNFDALFQPQDHPARDQLDTFYLATPATRPLPGEDLVRRIAEVHETGGDTGSTGWRYAWDRKEAERAVLRSHTTPVTLRWLSEHPDPPQKAFIIGRNFRPDAVDWKHLPEFHQIEGVVMEEGANLAQLIGVIEEFYRRLGFTRVKFRPGYFPYTEPSMEPEGQLPDGRWLELGGSGIFRPEVAGPLGLGTPVLAWGLGLERVIMAIEGITDIRQLYLSDLDWLRDHRAIV, via the coding sequence ATGCCTCCCGGCGCGGTCGAGCTGAGCTATCTCGAAAAGAGGGTCCTCCTGGCCCTCGGAGACCGGAAGCGGGCGACGCCGGAGGAGATTCGTTCAGCGGGCCGGTTCCGCGAGCTCGTCGAGGTGATGAACGCGGCCTCGTGGCTCCGGTCGAAAGGGCTCGTCTCGATGAAGGAACGCGTCGTGCGGGCGTACAAGCTCGGGCGGCCCGGCGTCGCCCGAACCCCGCTTCCGGAGCGGAAGGCGCTGAAGGCGGCGCTGAAAGCGGGCGGGCGGATCGAGGTGACGCGCCTCAAGGCCGCCTGCAAGTTCGGCGACGGGGACCTGGCCGTCGCCCTCGGCTGGCTCCGGCGGAAGGGATGGGCGGACGTCGACCGACGGGCCGGTGGCGCCGTCGTCGTCGTGACGGCCGAAGGCACGGCAGCCGTGGGGTCGAAAGGGCCCGACGAGGTCCTCTTGGCGCGGCTCGCGAAGGAGGAACTCTCCGAGGACGCGATCGACCCGAAGGTCCTCCGGGACCTGAAGTCCCGCCGCGACCTCGTGCGCGAGCGGGAATCCGTCCGGCGGGAAATCGCCCTGACGTCCGCAGGCGAACGGGTCCTCGCCGCCGGGATCGAACTGAAGGAGGAAGTCGCGCAACCGACGACGGACCTCCTGCGATCGGGGAAGTGGAGGCACGTCGAGTTCCGGCGGTACGACGCCCGAGCCTTCGCTCCCCTCGTCCGGCCTGGGAAGCGGCACGTCCTCGGCGCGTACATCGAGAAGATCCGTCGGATCTTCCTGAGCATGGGCTTCACGGAGATCGAGGGCGATTTCGTCCAATCTTCGTTCTGGAACTTCGACGCGCTCTTCCAGCCGCAAGACCACCCCGCGCGAGACCAGCTCGACACGTTCTACCTCGCGACGCCGGCGACGCGCCCCCTCCCGGGCGAGGACCTCGTGCGCCGCATCGCGGAGGTCCACGAGACCGGGGGCGACACCGGGAGCACGGGATGGCGGTACGCGTGGGACCGGAAGGAGGCGGAGCGCGCGGTGCTCCGATCGCACACGACGCCGGTCACGCTGAGGTGGCTGTCCGAGCATCCGGACCCGCCGCAGAAGGCGTTTATCATCGGCCGCAACTTCCGGCCCGACGCGGTCGACTGGAAGCACTTGCCCGAGTTCCACCAAATCGAGGGCGTCGTCATGGAGGAGGGCGCGAACCTCGCGCAGCTCATCGGCGTGATTGAGGAATTCTACCGCCGGCTCGGCTTCACGCGGGTGAAGTTCCGGCCCGGCTATTTCCCGTACACGGAGCCGAGCATGGAGCCGGAGGGTCAGCTGCCCGACGGCCGATGGCTCGAACTCGGCGGGAGCGGCATCTTCCGGCCGGAAGTCGCCGGCCCGCTCGGCCTGGGGACGCCCGTCCTCGCCTGGGGGCTCGGGCTCGAGAGAGTCATCATGGCGATCGAGGGCATCACGGACATCCGGCAGCTGTACCTGAGCGATCTGGACTGGCTCCGGGATCACCGCGCGATCGTCTGA
- a CDS encoding tetratricopeptide repeat protein — MSADEEIAAGEQALGQLDYDSAYKHFDKAIKADPKNAIAHFGKAEAALGVPKAETDEILGLYKKAIELDGENPAYRDALASFSVDLGRFNEAEEQYNAAAKLDEENAAFYWSEFAIQYARKAPVIMEQFLDDKTRDMIRQKALTYALKALGIEKEDAKRLL; from the coding sequence ATGTCCGCCGACGAGGAGATCGCCGCGGGGGAACAGGCCCTGGGTCAGCTCGATTACGATTCCGCGTACAAGCATTTCGACAAGGCAATCAAGGCGGACCCGAAGAACGCGATCGCCCACTTCGGGAAGGCGGAGGCCGCGCTGGGCGTGCCGAAGGCCGAGACCGACGAGATCCTCGGGCTCTACAAGAAGGCGATCGAACTCGATGGCGAGAACCCGGCGTACCGGGATGCGCTCGCCTCGTTCTCCGTCGACCTCGGCCGATTCAACGAGGCGGAGGAGCAGTACAACGCGGCCGCGAAGCTCGACGAGGAGAATGCGGCGTTCTACTGGTCCGAGTTCGCGATCCAGTACGCGCGCAAGGCGCCCGTGATCATGGAGCAATTCCTGGACGACAAGACGCGGGACATGATCCGCCAGAAGGCCCTCACGTACGCGTTGAAGGCGCTCGGTATCGAGAAGGAAGACGCGAAGCGGCTCCTCTAG
- the mptA gene encoding GTP cyclohydrolase MptA yields MQNERVPTAYRLNKVGVTGVLKPVQVRRPNRSVTLTTTLDVFVDLPPDQKGSHLSRNLEAINEVVDRSVREPVGSLEELTETIARSLLKRHEYATTSEVWASAAYFLERTSPWGRTSLEPYQLVARADGRRGEPEVERSIGVEVVGMTACPCAMEIVRDDILKARPELERWPDGIPIITHNQRNRTTVILQEPPGHDIEADELIDIVEESLSAPTYGLLKRPDEGRLVELAHRNPKFVEDVVRAVLDRLLNRYPKMPDATWVRVKSEAEESIHKHNAFAERSTTFGELRAL; encoded by the coding sequence GTGCAGAACGAGCGCGTGCCGACCGCGTACCGGCTGAACAAGGTCGGCGTCACGGGCGTCTTGAAGCCCGTGCAAGTGCGCCGGCCGAACCGGTCCGTCACCCTCACGACCACCTTGGACGTCTTCGTCGACCTGCCGCCGGACCAGAAGGGCTCGCACCTGTCGAGGAACCTCGAGGCGATCAACGAGGTCGTCGATCGATCCGTGCGCGAGCCGGTCGGCAGCCTCGAGGAGCTCACGGAGACGATCGCGCGCTCGCTCCTGAAACGGCACGAGTACGCGACGACCTCGGAGGTCTGGGCGAGCGCGGCGTACTTCCTCGAGCGGACGTCGCCATGGGGCCGCACCTCGCTCGAGCCCTACCAGCTGGTCGCGAGGGCGGACGGCCGGCGCGGCGAGCCTGAGGTCGAACGGTCGATCGGGGTCGAGGTCGTCGGCATGACCGCGTGCCCGTGCGCGATGGAGATCGTCCGGGACGACATCCTCAAGGCCCGTCCCGAGCTCGAGCGGTGGCCCGATGGCATCCCGATCATCACGCACAACCAGCGCAACCGGACGACCGTCATCCTCCAAGAGCCGCCGGGCCACGACATCGAGGCGGACGAGCTCATCGACATCGTCGAGGAGTCGCTGTCCGCGCCGACGTACGGCCTCCTGAAGCGTCCCGACGAAGGACGGCTCGTCGAATTGGCCCACCGCAATCCGAAGTTCGTCGAGGACGTCGTGCGGGCCGTGCTCGATCGCCTCTTGAACCGGTACCCGAAGATGCCCGACGCGACGTGGGTGCGGGTCAAGTCCGAAGCGGAAGAGTCGATTCACAAGCACAACGCGTTCGCGGAGCGCTCGACGACGTTCGGGGAGCTGCGCGCCCTGTAG